From a single Nymphaea colorata isolate Beijing-Zhang1983 chromosome 4, ASM883128v2, whole genome shotgun sequence genomic region:
- the LOC116253111 gene encoding 40S ribosomal protein S30-like: MGKVHGSLARAGKVRGQTPKVAKQDKKKKPRGRAYKRMQYNRRFVTAVVGFGKKRGPNSSEK, encoded by the exons ATGG GGAAGGTTCACGGATCGTTGGCCCGAGCGGGAAAGGTGAGAGGTCAGACGCCGAAGGTGGCGAAGcaggacaagaagaagaagcccaGGGGAAGGGCTTACAAGCGGATGCAGTACAACAGGCGCTTTGTTACCGCCG TGGTCGGATTTGGGAAGAAGAGAGGGCCGAACTCCTCCGAGAAGTAA
- the LOC116252799 gene encoding ubiquitin C-terminal hydrolase 22-like, with protein MSASRSSSSTATTASNHHQGVAAPWACPHLSDYREKHGLNGFRVLARCLRIRPPGRASIRRDPKEVPHCDSCGADVGRLYACLICATVSCWRPPDSWHACVHAQARPGHEIAVDVDRAELFCCICRDQVYDRDFDTTVVLAQKAATELPKPLSLPSPPPPQPPHPANGIRPERVTTLRKRQKVVDYRPWMPDSRERALMGRGSVPLNAQDGGVWGLRGLNNLGNTCFMNSVLQALLHTPPLRNYFLSDRHNNHACRRKTVARPCLACDLDAIFSAVFSGNRVPYSPARFLHSWWQHAANLASYEQQDAHEFFISMLDAIHEREEPPQSNIRNGGHGDCGCIAHKVFSGILRSDVTCTVCGFTSTTYDPCVDISLDLEPSHGSGKITNSKSYNGNFENDSVISSQSLGICTLRGCLDRFTRPEKLGSDQKFYCQHCKVRQESLKQMSIRKLPLVSCFHIKRFEHSSTRNMSRKVDRYLQFPFSLDMSPYLSSSIIRSRFGNRIFSFDGDEVEYPSGLSPQFELFAVVTHAGKLDAGHYVTYLRLSDQWYKCDDAWISQVSDGVVRAAQGYMMFYVQQKLFYKASDNLAAPH; from the exons ATGTCCGCcagcagaagcagcagcagcactgCCACCACCGCCTCAAACCATCACCAAGGCGTCGCGGCGCCATGGGCTTGCCCCCATCTGTCCGACTACAGGGAGAAGCATGGCCTCAACGGATTCCGCGTACTAGCTCGATGCCTCCGGATCCGGCCGCCCGGGCGCGCATCGATCCGCCGCGACCCGAAGGAGGTCCCCCACTGTGACTCCTGCGGCGCTGACGTCGGCCGGCTCTACGCCTGCCTGATCTGCGCCACGGTATCCTGCTGGCGGCCGCCTGACTCGTGGCACGCCTGCGTCCATGCCCAGGCCCGCCCCGGCCACGAGATCGCCGTCGACGTCGACCGCGCCGAGCTGTTCTGCTGCATCTGCCGAGACCAGGTCTACGACCGTGACTTTGATACGACTGTCGTCCTCGCACAGAAGGCCGCCACAGAGTTGCCTAAGCCTCTGTCCCTTCCCTCCCCACCTCCTCCTCAGCCACCGCACCCCGCTAACGGGATCCGGCCTGAGCGGGTTACAACCCTGCGCAAGCGGCAGAAGGTGGTGGATTACCGGCCGTGGATGCCGGACTCCAGGGAGAGGGCGTTGATGGGCCGGGGATCGGTCCCTCTGAACGCTCAAGACGGCGGAGTTTGGGGACTCAGGGGGCTTAACAATCTGGGCAATACCTGCTTCATGAACTCGGTATTGCAGGCGTTGCTCCACACCCCTCCTCTTAGGAACTACTTTCTGAGCGATCGTCACAACAACCACGCCTGCCGGCGGAAGACGGTGGCAAGGCCATGCCTCGCCTGCGACTTGGACGCAATTTTTTCGGCGGTCTTCTCCGGCAACAGGGTGCCGTATAGTCCGGCGAGGTTCCTTCACAG TTGGTGGCAACATGCAGCAAACCTTGCAAGTTATGAGCAGCAAGATGctcatgaatttttcatttcaatgcTTGATGCAATCCATGAACGTGAAGAACCTCCCCAGTCCAATATTCGAAATGGAG GCCATGGAGATTGTGGTTGTATTGCACATAAGGTTTTCTCAGGGATTTTGAGATCTGATGTGACGTGTACCGTCTGTGGTTTCACATCTACCACATATGATCCCTGTGTTGATATCTCATTGGATCTAGAGCCAAGCCATGGATCTGGAAAAATTACCAACTCAAAGTCCTATAATGGCAATTTTGAGAATGACTCCGTAATATCAAGTCAAAGCTTGGGAATTTGTACCCTCAGAGGATGCTTAGATCGCTTCACGAGGCCTGAAAAGTTGGGATCTGACCAGAAGTTCTACTGTCAACATTGTAAAGTCAGACAAGAGTCACTCAAGCAGATGTCTATACGAAAGCTCCCTTTGGTTTCATGTTTCCACATCAAAAGATTTGAACATTCATCTACCAGAAATATGTCAAGGAAGGTGGATAGGTATTTGCAATTCCCTTTTTCATTGGACATGTCACCATACCTATCCTCCTCTATCATCAGGAGCAGATTTGGCAACAgaattttctcttttgatgGTGATGAGGTAGAATACCCTTCAGGATTGTCCCCCCAGTTCGAATTGTTCGCAGTGGTCACTCATGCTGGTAAACTTGACGCTGGCCATTACGTTACTTATTTGAGGCTCAGTGACCAGTGGTATAAATGTGATGATGCATGGATCTCTCAAGTTAGTGATGGAGTTGTGAGAGCCGCACAAGGATACATGATGTTCTATGTACAGCAGAAGTTATTCTATAAAGCAAGTGACAACCTGGCTGCTCCTCATTAG